AGAATCTTCGTGAGTCCCCGCAATGGGGCCTAACGTTATGTACGGAGACCGCCATGGATCGGTATGATGAGATCGGACGCCGCATCCGCCAGGCCCGCGAAGCCGCCGGCCTCACACAGGAGGAACTGGGCCAACAGCTCGGCGTCTCCGGAGTCGCCGTGGGCCATTACGAGCGCGCCGCGCGCTCCATCGGCATCGCCGAACTGGAGGCCATCGCCAGGATCCTCAACCACCCGATCACCTGGTTCCTCCATCTGCCCCGCCCCTGGGCGCAAACCGTGGACGCCGCATACGAAACCGTGCGCAAGGATCCCACCTTCCCCCACGGCGGGCGCCACGACCCGGACCTCGACACCGCCTTCAAGGAATACGTCGTCCGCCTCTACGAAGCCGCCCGCGGCCAGCGGCTGCTGCCCACCGAGGAAGAGCGCCTCAACTACGATTGACCGCCATGCGCTGGCGCGTGATGTTGCGCCGACGCGTGCGCTATAATCCTCAATATCTGGGATCCCCGCGTGACCAAACCCGTAGAAGCGTGCGGGCAGAGGAGGTGGCGCCATGATGTGCGACCGTTGCGGCGAGAACAATCTCGACGAAGCCTCAACGTGCCGGATGTGCGGGTTCAAGCTGTCGGATGCGGCGTCTCGCGCCGAGGCCGCGCGGCTGTGGCGCATCAGACGGTACGCAAGCGGGGCGCCGCGTCTCTCCACCCGGGCCCGCGGAATCCTCTCCGTCCTCTTCGGCGCCGCCGGCGCATTCATCGTCCTTTCCTCGCTCGACCTACAGATGGACCTCTTGCCCGTGGGCGTGGCGGCGATCTGCGCCTTCCTGGGCCTCTACCTTGGCCTCTCCGTGATACGCGAACTGCGGTTCATCGAGGGCGTGGTGTGGTCGCGAGGGCTGGCGTTGGCGGGAGCCGTGATCTCCACGGGTGTGCTGGCGGCGCCCGCCCTGATGGTGCTGGTCGCCGCCGCGATGTTCCCGCACAAACTCGTCGCGGAACCCAGGGCGATCAACAACCTCCGCAAATTGTCTATTGCCATCCAGGCTTACGCGACGGACAATGGCGACCGTCTGCCGGGGTGGATGTCGGATGCGTCGGGCACGGCCAATCACAACGTGTGGGACCAGCAGTTGGCGCCCTACCTTCAGGGGGACGAGAACTTCCTGAGCAGCGCAGACGGCAAAGGGATACGGTCGCCGTCCCAGCCCCCGCCGCGCACACGGGTGGTGTACTACGGGCTGAACGGCCTGCTGATCACGCGTCCGAAAGCGGCGTTCGACGGCAACGCGGACTGGGCTGCCGGCCCCTACTCTGTCTCGCTGGACGCGCTCGAAAACCGCGTCAACACGATTGTGCTGGCCGAACTCGCGACCTCCGAACCGATGGGACACCCTTACGCATTCACCGAAGCGGGCGGGCGCAAAGCAATGAAGGGTGACTCCTCTGCCTGGAACCGAGCGCTTTCCCAGTGGATTGACGTGGATCCACGCGCATGGGTAGAGACCGACGGGCCAGTGAAATCGTATTTCAAGAGGCAGTGGAATCCAAACAGGGGCGTCGGGCGATCGCTGCACCCTGGCGGGGCGTGCTATGCGTTTGCGGATGGCCACGTGGCGTTCCTGAAGCTGCGGCAGACGGCGACCGGAGGTGCAGTCGGCCTGCCAACGGAACAGTGGTGGGATGGCTCGAACACCTGGAATATGTGGAATCCGAGGTGAGCGGATTGGGATTCGGGGTTCGCCAGTCCAAATCACACGTCTCCATCGGCGACGTCCTCGTCTCGCTCAACATGGTTGGCGAAAAGGACAAAGTCCCATCTGCAACTTCCCACGTCCAACTTCCCACTTCCAACTTCCGCCTCATCGCCGGCATGGAAGTTGATGCCGTCATCGCCAGCGAGGGCTGCTCATAGGGCAAACAGCATCCAGCATCCAGCATCCAGGTCGAAACCTGGATGCTGGATGCTGGATGCCGAATGCTACTCCCTTACGGCAGCACCTTCGCGCTCACCGGCTTGCTCCACGGGCCGTACGTTCCATCCTTGTACTTCCAGCGGAAGCGGTAGTTTACTATCTTGCCGACGTACGAAGCGGGCCACCGCTGATCGCGACGAATTGTAAAGGTTGCGAGTCGCCTCCAGCGTCGAGCGGTATCCGCTCGCTGAGTTCCGATTGCGCATTGAGCTTCGCAGCCTTCGACGCCCAGAGGCTGAGCCCGCCCGCCTCTCTTCAAAGTCTCGGTAGATTTGGTCTTCAATACATGCGATCTTGAACTTACCGATATTACCTCGCACAGAGGTGGCTTCCGAATGTGGGGAGCACCAACTACGACGACGCCCGGAAGGTGACTGATCGCATAGTGCCTCTTTGGCGCTTGGTTGTAGAGATTATTTAGCCAGATTCGGAATTGCTTAGGGACGGTGCACCACTCTGCTCCTAACCCAAGTTCGCCAGTCTCTGGAATGTACTCGTACGACTGAAGGGCTGCGTCTTCAATATAAACCTTGCCTGCAATGCTGAACGCGCCGACGTAGATAGTGCCCCGTCGCTTCGGTGGCTTCGTATGAAAGTTAGCGGACTGCCTCAGCAGGCGTAACATCTTGGCGTTCGACGAAGGTCCGAGCACTGCCAGACCCACTGCAACGCCCCCACTTTCAAAGTAGATGTCTATGCTGTCCGCATGTTCAAGGAAATAGGGCAGGGAAATTGTTGGACGTGATATGGAAGGACCGGCGCCACGGCGCATCGGGGTTAGGTAAGTAAGCAGTATCAATCCTGAGATCGCGATCACTAGAAAGGCCTGCGCCGGACGCAGGGCGAGGCAGTCGGGCCGAGACCCCCACGCCTTATACAATTTGCGCGTAACCAAACGTCTAGGTGCCATCCCGTTCACATACCTTCTTCCAGGGGCCGGGACCATGCGAGGCCATCAAGCCCATAGACGCCGTGCAGTTTGGTCCGATGGTCGCCAATCAAGATTGCGTCCACCGGACCGTAGCTGCTAGGGTCGCCGCGAACGTATTCGCCTTGCGGCCAGCCCTCCAAGTCACTGTGCATGACCGCCAGGAGCGCTGGCTCCCCTTTCGCCAGATACCCCCATAGTCGCTTCACCCACTCGGGATTACCTAGCTCGATTGCCATTTCGTGGTGCCACCCTAGAAACGCACGGTCGACATCGCCGTAAGCGATGCCAAACGCGTTCGCAATGTCGGTCCGCACCCCACCCGTAGTAACGCCCGCCGACTCGCACGCCTGAATTTGAACGAAATTATACTGAGGTTGGTCTGCAGTCTTCGATGCCACAGATACCTGGATTTCTGGGTACGAGACGTAATAGGAGGGACCGTATATTGTGAGGTTCATTGTGCAGTCGGCGAATAACGTTTCACTCCCGTGGGTATCTATGAAAAAAGCAGTGTATACTGGCAGTCTCCCCAGGATGGCTGTCTTTCCGTCAGTCATCGACGGCATCACTGAGTGGTTCATTTGCGAGGCACTTCCTCCCAAAGACTCCAGTATACCGGGAACCACTTCGGCGAGATTTTCGTCGGACGAGTTTCCCAACAGAAGCGCCCGGTTCTTAGCCGTCGCGGTGGTGCTTATCTCATGTTCTGTCTGGTGGTCGTCCACGACCCGATATGTAACGGTGATGTCGCTTCCATCGGCAAAGTGGGTGCTATCGAATGTCGCACTCAAGTCTACGGAGGGCTGCGGGTCACGCGATGGAGGGAATTGACCTGGCGGTGTAGGCGGTGGGTTCGGGTTTGGCCACTCGTTCACCACCTCATTATTCACTAGCAGCCAGGCGTGTGTGAGGTTCTTGGGACCGCCTCCAACGGTGAAATACGGGCGGGTTGCGCTGCCTCGGACCCTACAATTGGTGCCGCTGAAATAGGGCGGCGGCGAACCAGTCGCCTCGTCGGTACTCTCACCGTTGATGCTGATATCGATCATGGAGCATCGGAACCACAACACCACCCGACTGGTCGCAGGCGCTCCAGGGGTTACGTAGGTATGCCCAGAGATGGATACCGCCGGCAAAGGAAATGGCACGTTCGCTTGCATACCGGCCAAGCTCGGTTTTGGTGTTAGTAGACGGGTAGAGTCTATCTGTCCTAATGGGTACCCGAAGGCACGTAGCTCGGGATCGTTGAAGCTGTCGGTTACGTTGTCAGATCGTGTGATATCGTATGGATAAGCGCCGGCGCTGACTGAATAGACAACACTGAGGTTGTTCAGCTTGCCTCCGGCACCGTCCCAAGTCAGGACTGGCGTGATCGTTCCAGATGAGATCACCCCTGTGGTACTATCAGGCTCCACTACGTAGACGCAGACATACTTGTCAGCATCTGAGGTTGGAATCAACTGGGTAGGCCAAGGCCGCGTTCCGGTGGAATCTGTAAACTGTCCATTGGCGGTGTATGTTAGCGTCATGCCAGCTACTGCGCGGTGTGGGAAGACCGCAGTAAGCATAGCGGCTACCAGGGTTAGCATGGTGCGGCAAGGTGCTATTGTCCGTTTCATCGGTGCGCCCTCCTTTTCGTCGCCTCTGCGCCGTGTTTCCGCGGTTTGACCCTTTTCGCGGTTGTTGCCTTGATCTTTGGCTTTTCCGGTGCTGTTCTGCTGAGTGATACGAGGTTTGACGAAGCAGAACGTCTCCCACCCGATTTGGCAGTTGCCCGTTGGCAACCCCCAACAACCGTCACGGTATCTGCGCGCACCCATACTTCATAGGACAGGTAATTGGCGTCGGTATAGACGCAGACCCATGCTATCATTGGTGCGGCGCCGCTGGGCTCGCTGTTACCATTTATCCAGTATGTGTTTGGTTGGACGACCATCAGCGAGGGGGTGCTTGCGCTGACCGGCACAAAGTCCGGGGCCTGAGATTCGAGGATGCCAATAGCGAAGTTTGATGCGAGTGTGCAATCGTCGGTCGGCAGTGGCGGGGTTGAGCATGTATACAGCCGTGTGGCGGGCGCGGGTTCAGCCGAGGGTAGTGTTAGCGAATAACCCAACAGCGCCGTCGTTTCACCGGGGTCAAGCAACGCGGCGTCCTTATCCTGAAGCATCACGCGAACCGCCTGATCGCGGTACGGCACCGATCCGTTATAGGGATCGTTGAATGACCGTCCATAAACAACGGTGCATATCTGGCCGGCTGCAAGGGAATCCGTCATTTGTCCATGGGTTATAGTTGAGGCGCCGATTGTGTCGCTGGATCCGCTGGCCATGCGCACGGCACCCGCAGCGTTAGTTGCGTCGGAGTTCCCTAGCGTTGCAGTAGGTGGCGCCTGGCTTTCAAGCAGATCTCGCGTGGTCTTGAAGTTGGTGTACCGCGCGATCACCGGGCTGGTGGAGTCTACCACCTGGACCTCGGTGCCGCTTTCGAACTTCACGGACCAGCGTGGCGCGTAGTACGTCGGTTGCGCTCCACCGTAGTCGACCAGAGCAGGGAAGTGCGCTTCGGCTGGTCCGGTTTCGTCTGCGCCAACAGCGCGGCAGAAATTACGGGCAATCTGAATGGCGCTGTCCTCATCATCATTGTCGTCCGGAATGAGATGAAGCTCCATTGGCGTGATAGTTCCTACGTGGATGCGGGCCATGATTGTCTGTGGTTTGTCGTCCCGGTCCGGACCGTTGACCGCCTTGTCGTCGATAGTCATTGTGACGAAACAGTCGGCAGGCGTCGCCGGGGCGATCCACTGCGATGTGGTCGCGTTGAGTTGCGTCAGCGTACCCACGGGCCGTCCCTGGCTGTCGGTTACGTGCCAGACAACCGAATCGATGACATCCGATACGGCGCCGACGGCCACTTTGTCAGTGCCTGCGGCGTCGCGGGCCAAGTACTTCGTGTCGTTGTCATACGCGGTGTTGTTCTGCGTTCCGTTGAGGGCGCGCAGGTAAACGCTGCCGCCGGGATTCATGGTCGCGTAGGATGTAGGCGCAACATAGTTCGGCGCGCCGATGGCCGCCATGATCGGCGGATGGCTATCGTAAGTAACTACGCCAACATCAACTGTCTTGGAGATGGTAAATGGAGTGGGGTCAACGCTGTTCTGCGTCAGTGGGCTTCCCAGGCCGGTATCGTAGATTTTCGCGGTTGGTCCATATTTCCCAAGCGGCGCATTGGAAGGTACATGCCATGCAACGCGGAACTTATCGCCGATGTGGTGGTTTCCATCAAGGCAGTTGTCACCGCAAACGTCCAATGCCGTTGTTCCGCCGGATTCGCCGGCAAGCGTGAGAGTACCTATCGGCTGCCCGCCGACAATCGGTACGCTCCATACAACATGGGAGATCGAATCGTCCACGGGCACGGTCTGTCTCTGGCCGTTCACGTACTGGTAACGCCAATCGCGCGCCCAGCCGTAGCCGTCCACGCCGTCGGTAAGCCAGGCTTCAATAGTGCTGCCAGGCGCTACGGAGGTGTTGTCCATGAATATCCCGGCGGTAATTCCGGGCGTACTTCCGTATACCGTACCCGTGCTCGTGTAGGTGATCTCCAGCGCGTTGTAGTCATGTGCGTGCGCATAGATCGGATTACTGGAGGAATCCGCGCGAAGCCGGATGCCCAGCGGCGCCGTCTGCTTCGTCACCCAGTACTGCACGATACTTGTGATGTTGAAATCCGTGTCCGGGTAGCCGTTCGTATACGCCGTGGCCGTTGCTGAGGGGTGTTGCGCGTCCAAAGCGTAGGCGGCTTCGATACTCGTCCAGGAGGTCGCCGCGCTCGGAACAAACGGCAGGTCGGCAACGGTGATCGTATCGCCGCCTTCGCTTCCGTCACAATCGACCGTCAGATGGAACACCGCACTATTGATCGTCGCGTTCGGCGGGATGCCGATGCCGTCCAGGTTGGCCCCGAATACCATCACCGCTTCGCAGAGATAGCCAGGGTACAACGGATC
This Armatimonadota bacterium DNA region includes the following protein-coding sequences:
- a CDS encoding helix-turn-helix transcriptional regulator; amino-acid sequence: MDRYDEIGRRIRQAREAAGLTQEELGQQLGVSGVAVGHYERAARSIGIAELEAIARILNHPITWFLHLPRPWAQTVDAAYETVRKDPTFPHGGRHDPDLDTAFKEYVVRLYEAARGQRLLPTEEERLNYD
- a CDS encoding H-X9-DG-CTERM domain-containing protein: MMCDRCGENNLDEASTCRMCGFKLSDAASRAEAARLWRIRRYASGAPRLSTRARGILSVLFGAAGAFIVLSSLDLQMDLLPVGVAAICAFLGLYLGLSVIRELRFIEGVVWSRGLALAGAVISTGVLAAPALMVLVAAAMFPHKLVAEPRAINNLRKLSIAIQAYATDNGDRLPGWMSDASGTANHNVWDQQLAPYLQGDENFLSSADGKGIRSPSQPPPRTRVVYYGLNGLLITRPKAAFDGNADWAAGPYSVSLDALENRVNTIVLAELATSEPMGHPYAFTEAGGRKAMKGDSSAWNRALSQWIDVDPRAWVETDGPVKSYFKRQWNPNRGVGRSLHPGGACYAFADGHVAFLKLRQTATGGAVGLPTEQWWDGSNTWNMWNPR